The following are from one region of the Rhodopirellula sp. P2 genome:
- a CDS encoding deoxyhypusine synthase family protein, with amino-acid sequence MNVTQFLETHFRHFNARELLASAQAYGEFVDGGGKMMVTLAGAMSTGELGLSLAEMIRKGKVHAVTCTAANLEEDIFNLVAHDEYEIVANWRALSAEDEVKLRDRGFNRVTDTCIPETVMRHLEDRLVPMWQKAAAENAARMPAEFMFDLLDDEGLVQHYQVPREDSWVAAAKDAGIPIFTPGFEDSTLGNIYTSHVIDGSVSGHGAYATGTKQMQQLAEWYQATMKDPIGFFQIGGGIAGDFPICVVPMLIQDLKRDIPLWGYFCQISDATTSYGGYSGAVPNEKITWYKIDADSPKFMIQSDATICAPLVFAHVLGW; translated from the coding sequence ATGAATGTCACGCAATTTCTGGAAACGCATTTTCGCCACTTCAATGCCCGCGAATTGTTGGCCTCGGCACAGGCTTATGGGGAATTTGTTGACGGCGGGGGCAAGATGATGGTGACTCTGGCCGGTGCCATGAGCACCGGAGAATTGGGGCTGTCGTTGGCCGAGATGATTCGCAAGGGGAAGGTCCACGCCGTTACTTGCACGGCGGCGAACTTGGAAGAAGACATCTTCAACCTGGTCGCTCACGACGAGTACGAAATCGTTGCAAACTGGCGAGCTCTTTCGGCAGAAGATGAAGTCAAACTTCGCGATCGTGGGTTCAACCGTGTCACCGACACCTGCATTCCGGAAACCGTGATGCGGCACCTTGAGGATCGGTTGGTGCCCATGTGGCAAAAGGCGGCTGCCGAAAATGCCGCTCGCATGCCCGCCGAGTTCATGTTCGACCTTTTGGACGATGAAGGGTTGGTTCAGCACTACCAAGTCCCTCGGGAAGACAGCTGGGTCGCCGCGGCAAAAGATGCGGGCATCCCCATCTTCACGCCCGGGTTTGAGGACTCCACGCTGGGCAACATTTACACCTCGCATGTCATCGACGGCAGCGTCTCCGGGCATGGGGCGTACGCGACGGGCACGAAACAAATGCAGCAACTGGCGGAGTGGTACCAAGCCACAATGAAGGACCCGATCGGCTTCTTCCAAATCGGCGGCGGGATCGCGGGCGACTTCCCCATCTGTGTCGTGCCGATGTTGATTCAAGACCTCAAGCGTGACATTCCGTTGTGGGGATATTTCTGCCAAATCAGCGATGCCACGACCAGCTACGGTGGTTACAGCGGAGCCGTCCCGAACGAAAAGATCACGTGGTACAAAATCGATGCCGACTCGCCGAAGTTCATGATCCAAAGCGACGCGACGATTTGTGCGCCGCTCGTGTTTGCTCACGTGCTCGGTTGGTGA
- a CDS encoding zinc ribbon domain-containing protein, protein MIARLISLRCDHCGAPIDVKPKAKYVTCGYCHANLAIHHTGSSYSTELIEDLKETTNALVKDVALIKHNAALDRLDEQWERWRLQTLGTNKHGRQITQPPNPVVSIFGFGFVFVFALVWTGMAAMMFAPMALFGLIFLVMAVVGLFSSFSKTNEYHAKRRRYMQERQSLVEQIQNGD, encoded by the coding sequence GTGATCGCGAGATTGATTTCCCTTCGCTGCGATCACTGCGGCGCGCCGATCGACGTCAAGCCGAAGGCCAAGTACGTGACCTGCGGTTATTGCCACGCCAACCTGGCGATTCATCACACCGGTTCGTCGTACTCCACCGAGCTGATCGAAGACCTCAAAGAAACAACCAACGCACTCGTCAAAGATGTCGCGTTGATCAAACACAACGCCGCACTGGATCGCCTCGATGAACAGTGGGAGCGGTGGCGTTTACAAACGCTGGGCACCAACAAACACGGGCGGCAGATCACCCAGCCACCCAACCCGGTCGTTTCCATCTTCGGGTTTGGTTTTGTGTTCGTCTTTGCGTTGGTCTGGACCGGCATGGCGGCGATGATGTTCGCCCCCATGGCCTTGTTCGGACTGATCTTCCTGGTCATGGCCGTCGTGGGGCTGTTCAGTTCGTTCTCCAAGACCAACGAATACCACGCCAAGCGACGACGCTACATGCAGGAACGTCAGTCGCTGGTCGAACAGATTCAAAACGGCGACTGA
- a CDS encoding nucleoside hydrolase: MSQKTFGSLLLAITVCFGTLGSVSPIHADQPVQLIFDTDLGNDVDDALAMGVIHSLQSRGECELLAVTITKDHELAAPFADVVNTFYGRGDIPIGVCRSDVTNGEGRFNGLAAIQDDGKDRYPHDLRSGKDAPHAVEVLRRVLAEAEDNSVVIAQVGFSTNLADLLDSPADDLSPLSGKDLVKKKVQRLSVMAGAFEQIKDSKGQPHDHKEYNVIKDIPAAQKLAKEWPTPILWSGYEIGIALRYPHESIEQDYGYVEHHPLAEAYIAYNPPPHDRPTWDLTCVLQLVRPDRDYFGLTSVGTVTVADDGLTTFSEDANGRDQYFTLNDAQIARTLEALQLLSSEPPHAVR; the protein is encoded by the coding sequence ATGTCCCAAAAAACGTTTGGATCGCTGCTGCTCGCGATCACAGTTTGCTTCGGAACCCTCGGTTCCGTCTCCCCCATTCACGCCGACCAACCGGTTCAATTGATCTTTGACACCGACCTTGGAAACGACGTCGACGACGCGTTGGCCATGGGCGTCATCCATTCCTTGCAGTCACGTGGCGAGTGCGAATTGCTGGCCGTGACGATCACCAAAGACCATGAATTGGCCGCCCCGTTCGCAGACGTGGTCAACACGTTTTATGGCCGCGGTGACATTCCGATCGGTGTTTGCCGCAGTGACGTCACCAACGGCGAAGGACGCTTCAACGGATTGGCCGCCATCCAGGACGACGGGAAAGACCGTTACCCGCATGACTTGCGAAGTGGCAAAGACGCTCCGCATGCCGTCGAGGTTTTGCGTCGCGTGCTTGCCGAAGCAGAAGACAACAGCGTGGTGATCGCGCAGGTTGGATTCTCAACCAACTTGGCCGACCTGCTCGATTCCCCCGCCGACGATCTCAGCCCTCTGTCCGGGAAAGACCTCGTCAAGAAGAAAGTTCAGCGTCTCAGTGTGATGGCGGGCGCCTTCGAACAGATCAAGGACAGCAAAGGTCAGCCACATGACCACAAAGAGTACAACGTCATCAAAGACATTCCCGCAGCACAAAAGCTTGCCAAAGAATGGCCAACGCCGATTCTTTGGAGTGGCTATGAGATCGGGATCGCGCTTCGTTACCCTCACGAAAGCATTGAACAAGACTACGGCTACGTCGAGCACCATCCTTTGGCCGAAGCCTACATCGCTTACAACCCACCGCCTCACGATCGTCCGACGTGGGACCTGACCTGCGTCTTGCAATTGGTCCGTCCAGATCGTGACTACTTCGGTTTGACTTCCGTCGGAACGGTCACCGTTGCTGACGATGGTTTGACAACGTTCTCAGAGGACGCCAACGGCCGCGACCAGTACTTCACTCTCAACGACGCACAAATCGCGAGAACTTTGGAAGCACTGCAATTGCTTTCCAGCGAACCACCCCACGCCGTTCGTTAA
- a CDS encoding adenylate cyclase encodes MNKQPTRPVTLKSAQRRWIRTIATLAILGTLFGMAWKPRLITENFLRDATDLMVSENDLSPIGAPSAEAIAMEQAVPNTPRPRHRWYVGGFPLDAYQTRLSVNEGQDGLENWSTLGWGLWIDLWFCIGLLALAGNAAYHIRPGQSPWNVLWSPKRVENTRYRRVLLSIVSVGLVVSAWHFYSTQRTLRTLDKESRITLARSTNHPMVARLPLALRGPWTHAVHVQCLPGTDMQSIDWSDYPSIQFISLQGDIDPETLQSIQENPWVTGLRWSNIPSIESANLVLERLPSLRSLSLSFNNIETSTEHAPDAKIQVQSLTSLSSLSLRRIPGTAICTDELLVPSLTSLEIQTIGPSVGSWLFEESNNLKSLSIRHLRRTGEKNPRASQLTVRLMPALSELSLDAGIPIDLRLLELPRLRNVQGLGSMTSVMEWSEQEEDYIVWVSSLKMSGLSSLSSLDLAGENFDQWEVSECPRLHTVRIKHPRAGGYGRFRRSMRGWEAPPELVDARLFAAMASGTPLPKRKSPRGLMAFAASLPSLQSLNLNGMNLTTCEFSKLQACSFLKSLTLDRCGMDPRQLEELCDVSSLRELSVSGADIDPEVVPRLLAMHNHWEVLELPWEELHTIRIIDQPKLKRAFTTRTLRAKHIELVNLESLVSRLRVAPGAETIRVINLPSLTEISIRRPKTKDIVIEDVPHLLSFTLEQGVLNSSTLSSLTQSRQLHSLILPGSRYPRGLAKHFLCWPGLQEFNAIATPLRDDDLRDLPNLKNLRRLRLDDTALTAKGISTLARCDHLQSISLLGLDLSSTALEPLMALSWLMELSVNDAVPLPDSLQSIRLTPEDWATQKVQPHMAGNWPNGLRTNVDRGKNFVRRGPQHGQRLNWATNEETDSNEPLDSLPVTLTTDAT; translated from the coding sequence ATGAACAAGCAGCCAACCAGACCAGTGACTTTGAAGTCGGCTCAGCGTCGATGGATACGGACGATCGCAACGCTGGCCATTCTCGGAACGCTATTCGGAATGGCCTGGAAACCGCGTTTGATCACCGAAAACTTCCTGCGGGATGCCACGGACTTGATGGTCTCTGAAAATGACCTTTCGCCCATTGGCGCCCCCTCGGCAGAGGCGATTGCCATGGAACAGGCAGTCCCCAACACGCCCCGCCCTCGGCATCGCTGGTATGTCGGCGGATTCCCTTTGGACGCTTACCAAACACGCTTGTCCGTGAACGAAGGGCAGGATGGCTTGGAAAACTGGAGCACCCTGGGTTGGGGATTGTGGATTGACCTTTGGTTCTGCATCGGCTTGCTCGCTTTGGCTGGCAACGCCGCCTACCACATCCGCCCCGGACAATCACCATGGAACGTCCTGTGGTCCCCCAAGCGGGTCGAAAACACTCGCTACCGTCGCGTCCTGCTCAGCATCGTGTCGGTGGGATTGGTCGTTTCGGCTTGGCACTTCTATTCCACCCAACGCACTCTGCGAACGCTGGACAAAGAATCGCGAATCACACTGGCCCGGTCGACCAATCATCCAATGGTCGCGCGATTGCCACTCGCCCTTCGTGGTCCTTGGACTCATGCGGTTCACGTCCAGTGCCTTCCAGGTACCGACATGCAGTCGATTGATTGGAGCGACTACCCATCGATTCAGTTCATCTCACTGCAGGGCGACATCGATCCCGAGACGCTTCAATCGATTCAAGAGAATCCTTGGGTCACCGGCCTCCGCTGGTCGAACATCCCAAGCATTGAAAGCGCGAACCTCGTTCTGGAACGCTTGCCGTCGCTCCGCAGCCTCTCGCTCTCATTCAACAACATCGAGACATCCACGGAACATGCGCCCGACGCGAAAATTCAGGTGCAGTCCCTGACCAGCCTGTCGTCCCTGTCACTGCGTCGAATCCCCGGCACTGCAATTTGCACCGATGAGTTGTTGGTTCCATCATTGACCTCGCTGGAAATCCAAACCATTGGCCCCAGCGTGGGTTCGTGGTTATTCGAAGAATCCAACAATCTCAAGTCACTTTCGATTCGTCACCTACGCCGGACAGGCGAGAAGAATCCGCGTGCATCCCAACTGACCGTTCGATTGATGCCCGCCCTGAGCGAACTGTCTTTGGACGCGGGCATTCCCATCGACCTCCGTTTGCTCGAACTGCCGCGTTTGCGCAATGTGCAGGGGCTCGGTTCGATGACCTCTGTGATGGAATGGTCGGAACAGGAAGAAGACTACATCGTTTGGGTCTCGTCACTGAAGATGTCCGGGCTGAGCTCACTCTCGAGCCTGGATTTGGCGGGTGAGAATTTTGACCAGTGGGAAGTGTCGGAGTGCCCCCGATTGCACACCGTTCGCATCAAGCACCCTCGCGCCGGTGGATACGGGCGTTTCCGTCGCAGCATGCGTGGTTGGGAAGCGCCTCCTGAACTGGTTGACGCTCGATTGTTCGCTGCCATGGCATCCGGGACACCACTTCCAAAACGAAAGTCGCCCCGGGGATTGATGGCTTTCGCGGCCTCGCTTCCTTCGCTTCAATCATTGAACCTGAATGGCATGAACCTGACGACGTGCGAGTTTTCAAAACTGCAAGCGTGTTCGTTCCTGAAGTCCCTGACGCTGGACCGCTGCGGAATGGATCCACGTCAACTGGAAGAACTTTGCGACGTCAGCTCGCTTCGAGAACTCTCGGTTTCGGGAGCGGACATTGATCCCGAGGTCGTCCCTCGCCTGCTGGCCATGCACAATCACTGGGAAGTCTTGGAATTGCCTTGGGAAGAGCTCCACACAATCCGGATCATCGACCAGCCCAAATTGAAACGCGCCTTCACCACACGGACCTTGCGAGCCAAACACATCGAATTGGTGAACCTGGAATCGTTGGTCAGCCGGTTGCGAGTCGCTCCAGGCGCAGAAACCATCCGTGTCATCAATCTTCCCAGCCTGACTGAAATCTCCATTCGTCGGCCCAAGACAAAGGACATTGTGATTGAAGATGTTCCGCATCTGCTTTCCTTCACGCTGGAACAAGGCGTGCTGAATTCTTCAACGCTCAGCAGCTTGACCCAAAGTCGCCAACTGCACTCGCTGATTTTGCCAGGCAGTCGCTATCCCCGGGGATTGGCCAAACACTTCCTCTGCTGGCCTGGGCTGCAGGAATTCAACGCCATCGCCACACCCCTGCGTGACGATGATCTGCGAGACCTGCCGAACTTGAAGAACCTTCGACGCTTGCGTTTGGACGACACGGCACTGACCGCCAAAGGCATTTCGACCTTGGCTCGTTGCGATCACTTGCAAAGCATCTCATTGCTGGGACTGGATTTGTCCAGCACCGCACTGGAACCCCTGATGGCTCTCTCATGGCTGATGGAACTGTCGGTCAATGATGCCGTTCCACTGCCCGATTCACTTCAATCCATCCGGCTGACTCCAGAAGATTGGGCCACCCAAAAAGTCCAACCTCACATGGCTGGAAATTGGCCCAACGGACTCAGAACGAATGTTGACCGTGGGAAGAATTTCGTTCGCCGTGGACCGCAGCATGGCCAGCGTTTGAATTGGGCGACCAATGAAGAAACGGATTCCAACGAACCACTGGACTCACTGCCGGTGACTCTGACGACTGATGCAACGTGA
- a CDS encoding S49 family peptidase: MTVATILLLVRVKPVAPIKLILPSETFDSIKQAFHRWHTPHSVIPLASGNHVPRREKPGRFSVARAFFTSVVAWAGVLSMAGCSHPMRALVGGNMRIDGDMGVQGDMGVDGDINMNGTMTTVSKTDNTASPIRPVEINAASPGSNSRIAIVDVDGLLIDRNFSGFGSMGENPVALFREKMRWIESDPTISAVVLRINSPGGGVTASDMLAHQLQHLKNTRGIPVVACLMTTGTGGAYYLATHADAIVAHPTSVVGGIGVILNNYNMEDTLGQFNIVSLPIKSGDKIDVGSPERMMQRDERDLLQAMADEFHERFIEQVRSSRGDRLVVTRDVNAAKIDEPEDADGEMPADEPSNPIPFDGRVVSGMQAHSLGLVDQTGYLDDAVSLAGSMAGLSSSPALVLLRRDNDRAMSEFDVTPNVPMTSILPIQLPGLDRSAMPTFLYLWQPDPSIVTANGG; this comes from the coding sequence TTGACGGTTGCGACGATTCTTCTGCTTGTGCGTGTCAAACCGGTCGCACCCATCAAACTCATTCTCCCGAGCGAAACGTTCGATTCGATCAAACAGGCGTTCCATCGTTGGCACACGCCCCACTCCGTCATCCCGCTCGCATCAGGAAACCACGTGCCACGCCGCGAAAAACCTGGTCGCTTCTCCGTCGCACGGGCGTTCTTCACGAGCGTTGTCGCCTGGGCTGGTGTGCTGAGCATGGCGGGTTGTTCGCATCCCATGCGAGCCCTGGTGGGTGGGAACATGCGGATCGATGGCGACATGGGTGTCCAAGGAGACATGGGTGTCGACGGCGACATCAACATGAATGGCACAATGACCACGGTCAGCAAGACCGACAACACGGCCTCGCCAATCCGTCCGGTTGAAATCAACGCAGCGTCGCCCGGCTCCAACTCACGAATCGCGATTGTCGATGTGGACGGGTTGCTGATCGACCGCAACTTCAGCGGGTTTGGCTCGATGGGAGAGAACCCTGTTGCCTTGTTTCGCGAAAAGATGCGTTGGATCGAATCCGACCCCACCATCTCCGCGGTTGTCCTGCGGATCAATTCCCCCGGCGGAGGTGTGACGGCCTCGGACATGCTGGCTCACCAGCTTCAGCATCTCAAGAACACACGCGGCATCCCAGTCGTTGCCTGCTTGATGACCACCGGAACTGGGGGCGCGTACTACTTGGCAACACATGCCGATGCCATCGTTGCGCACCCCACCTCGGTTGTCGGCGGCATCGGGGTGATCCTGAACAACTACAACATGGAAGACACGCTGGGTCAGTTCAACATTGTTTCCCTGCCGATCAAATCGGGAGACAAAATCGATGTGGGTTCGCCCGAACGAATGATGCAGCGTGACGAGCGAGATTTGCTGCAAGCAATGGCGGATGAATTCCACGAACGTTTCATTGAACAAGTCCGCTCATCCCGTGGGGACCGTTTGGTGGTCACCAGGGACGTCAACGCAGCGAAAATTGACGAACCGGAAGACGCGGACGGAGAAATGCCAGCGGATGAACCAAGCAATCCGATTCCGTTTGATGGCCGCGTGGTTTCCGGAATGCAAGCGCACTCACTGGGTTTGGTCGACCAAACCGGATACCTCGACGACGCCGTGTCACTGGCAGGAAGCATGGCGGGACTTTCCTCATCGCCCGCATTGGTTCTTTTGCGTCGAGACAACGACCGAGCGATGTCCGAATTTGATGTCACTCCCAATGTTCCAATGACATCGATCTTGCCCATCCAGTTGCCAGGTTTGGATCGCAGTGCGATGCCGACGTTCTTGTACTTGTGGCAACCTGATCCCAGCATTGTCACCGCCAACGGCGGCTGA
- a CDS encoding sulfatase yields the protein MLIFTLEGFTPAAISAYGSSWNRTPAIDRLAAEGTTWNRAITPVTDPLEQWDRWANTLAGTPQANHIVVITDDPRLLERDSAAMFEEIILLESDLETAPDADDESEAIDIEDTSIGRLTALAADRLAQGDSVWLHTRFLTHCWDAPRELSDDTIADEPSYYDEESGEDLPAEELGEDHDPVPFIVESATPPNHSITADDDPDWITTWMRTYGCQIKLVDAMLDILGSVLAPDETIVLSGTSGFALGQNGSIGHRTGPWRSCHLHVPLVCSGGSGLRSRLVASADEVAAVIGTRLANPSGDLLPTHLFACENVADAPTEESKPEESLPSNPSSPSPTERVITQHRSVPIAITTNDWFYVPSDDQSLPSDAVERCHLYLKPDDVDDFNNVVRLRQEEADRLHQTLLNEFHRAE from the coding sequence ATGCTGATCTTCACGCTGGAAGGATTCACCCCCGCTGCGATCTCCGCCTATGGATCGTCTTGGAATCGGACCCCCGCTATCGATCGCTTGGCGGCCGAAGGCACCACATGGAATCGAGCGATCACGCCGGTCACCGATCCACTGGAACAATGGGACCGGTGGGCGAACACCTTGGCGGGAACCCCGCAGGCCAATCACATCGTCGTCATCACCGACGACCCGCGACTGCTGGAACGAGATTCCGCAGCCATGTTTGAAGAAATCATCTTGCTGGAAAGCGACCTGGAGACGGCCCCCGACGCGGACGATGAATCCGAGGCAATTGACATCGAGGACACCTCCATCGGCCGCTTGACCGCCCTCGCCGCGGACCGGCTCGCACAAGGCGACTCCGTTTGGCTGCACACGCGTTTCCTGACACATTGCTGGGACGCCCCCCGCGAACTCAGCGACGACACCATCGCGGACGAACCCAGCTACTACGACGAGGAATCCGGGGAAGACCTTCCGGCCGAGGAGCTCGGCGAGGACCATGATCCAGTCCCCTTCATCGTCGAATCAGCCACTCCGCCGAACCATTCCATCACAGCGGACGACGACCCAGACTGGATCACCACCTGGATGCGTACCTATGGGTGTCAGATCAAATTGGTCGACGCCATGCTCGACATTTTGGGTTCGGTGTTGGCCCCCGACGAAACGATCGTGCTCAGTGGAACCAGCGGTTTCGCCCTGGGACAAAACGGTTCGATCGGGCATCGCACTGGGCCCTGGCGTTCGTGTCACCTGCACGTGCCACTGGTCTGTTCGGGCGGATCTGGACTGCGATCTCGATTGGTGGCCTCGGCCGATGAAGTCGCTGCGGTGATCGGCACCCGCTTGGCCAACCCAAGTGGGGATCTCTTGCCAACCCATCTGTTCGCTTGTGAAAACGTTGCGGACGCTCCAACGGAAGAATCCAAACCCGAGGAATCTTTGCCCTCGAATCCCTCGTCGCCATCACCCACAGAGCGTGTTATCACCCAACATCGCAGCGTTCCCATTGCGATCACCACCAACGATTGGTTTTACGTTCCTTCGGACGACCAATCCTTGCCCAGTGATGCAGTCGAGCGATGTCACTTGTACTTGAAGCCCGATGATGTCGACGACTTCAACAACGTGGTGCGTTTGCGACAAGAAGAGGCGGACCGACTTCACCAAACCCTTTTGAACGAATTCCATCGAGCAGAGTGA
- the ald gene encoding alanine dehydrogenase — protein MIVGVPSEIKTDEYRIGMLPVGVAELTQAGHTVLIQAGAGLGSGLPDHDYLRAGAELVATAEDIFARADLIVKVKEPQPSEYELIRPGQLVFTYFHFAADDSLTKAMLDSGATCLAYETLRNSSGQLPLLTPMSEVAGRMSIQEGAKFLERPQMGRGILLGGVPGVAPAHITILGGGVVGANAAKIAAGFQADVAILDVNLDRLRYLDDVMPANVNTLYSDRDNIVEQLERADLVIGSVLIPGGRAPNLVRAEDLRIMKSGAVVIDVAVDQGGCIETSRPTTHSEPTFIIDEVVHYCVANMPGAVGRTSTFALCNATMRWILKVAAAGIEGVVKDTGPLQTAVNIHAGEIVHEAVSTAYQG, from the coding sequence ATGATTGTTGGCGTGCCCTCGGAAATTAAGACCGACGAATATCGTATTGGCATGTTGCCGGTGGGGGTCGCGGAACTGACTCAAGCCGGCCACACCGTTTTGATCCAAGCCGGCGCGGGCCTGGGATCGGGATTGCCCGACCATGACTACCTCCGAGCGGGTGCCGAATTGGTTGCCACGGCCGAGGACATTTTCGCGCGAGCGGATCTGATTGTGAAAGTCAAAGAGCCTCAGCCGTCGGAGTACGAATTGATTCGTCCCGGCCAACTGGTGTTCACGTACTTTCACTTCGCCGCCGACGACTCGCTGACCAAAGCCATGCTCGACAGCGGCGCAACCTGCCTGGCATACGAAACGCTCCGCAACAGCTCGGGACAACTTCCGCTGCTGACACCGATGAGCGAAGTGGCCGGACGGATGAGCATCCAAGAGGGTGCGAAGTTCCTCGAACGACCTCAGATGGGACGCGGCATCTTGCTGGGCGGTGTTCCTGGTGTCGCCCCCGCTCACATCACCATTCTCGGTGGCGGCGTGGTGGGAGCCAACGCGGCCAAAATCGCCGCGGGTTTCCAAGCTGATGTGGCCATCCTCGACGTCAACCTGGATCGCTTGCGATACCTCGATGATGTGATGCCCGCCAACGTGAACACGCTGTACAGCGATCGGGACAACATCGTCGAACAACTGGAACGAGCCGACCTCGTGATCGGATCGGTGCTGATCCCTGGTGGCCGCGCCCCCAACTTGGTTCGTGCCGAAGACCTTCGGATCATGAAGTCCGGCGCCGTGGTCATCGATGTCGCGGTCGACCAAGGCGGATGCATCGAAACCAGTCGCCCGACCACGCACAGCGAGCCGACCTTCATCATCGACGAGGTCGTCCACTACTGCGTCGCCAACATGCCCGGAGCGGTCGGCCGGACGAGCACCTTTGCACTCTGCAACGCAACCATGCGTTGGATCTTGAAAGTCGCTGCGGCAGGGATCGAAGGCGTTGTAAAAGACACCGGCCCGCTGCAAACCGCCGTCAACATCCACGCAGGCGAAATCGTTCACGAAGCCGTCTCGACTGCCTACCAAGGCTGA
- a CDS encoding WecB/TagA/CpsF family glycosyltransferase, producing the protein MNSASSVSSYPASSTSASPVVVPPASQEAPGKFQSGPRFGTTVLTKPEASVGTAPPFVRDTVNVWDVPFDRLDMWQSVDAIDQLILAGTPQYVITANLNYCMLHHRSTQLQQITHRAALVLADGQPIVARSKLTDRPLPERVAGSELIIHLCGRAAQRGHRVYFLGGAPGVADKASQRLKAMYPGLRIAGCESPPFRNLTPDEQAAQDARIREAGTDLLFVAFGQPKGEQWIAEHATRIGVPVSIQLGASFDFLAGTAKRAPKIFQSTGMEWAYRMLSDPKRLVPRYMSNIGYLCSALTADWKNTVKGWGMNS; encoded by the coding sequence ATGAATTCGGCTTCTTCCGTCAGTTCGTATCCCGCTTCATCCACCTCTGCCTCGCCGGTGGTGGTGCCACCGGCTTCGCAAGAAGCCCCGGGCAAATTTCAATCGGGGCCACGATTCGGAACCACGGTTCTGACAAAACCCGAGGCCTCGGTCGGGACCGCGCCGCCTTTTGTTCGCGACACCGTGAACGTTTGGGATGTGCCCTTTGATCGTTTGGACATGTGGCAATCCGTTGATGCGATCGATCAATTGATCCTCGCTGGAACGCCGCAGTACGTGATCACGGCGAACTTGAATTATTGCATGCTGCATCACCGGTCCACTCAGCTTCAGCAGATCACCCATCGGGCGGCGCTGGTTTTAGCGGACGGGCAACCGATCGTGGCTCGCAGCAAATTGACCGATCGACCACTGCCCGAGCGAGTCGCAGGCAGCGAACTGATCATTCACTTGTGCGGACGAGCGGCCCAGCGCGGTCATCGCGTTTACTTCTTGGGCGGTGCACCCGGTGTTGCTGACAAAGCGTCCCAGCGATTGAAAGCCATGTACCCAGGCCTGCGGATCGCCGGTTGCGAATCGCCTCCATTCCGCAATTTGACGCCGGACGAACAGGCTGCTCAAGACGCGAGAATTCGTGAGGCTGGAACGGACCTGTTGTTCGTTGCGTTTGGGCAACCCAAAGGTGAACAATGGATCGCCGAACATGCCACTCGCATCGGCGTGCCCGTCAGCATTCAGCTGGGTGCGTCGTTCGACTTCTTGGCCGGGACCGCGAAACGAGCCCCTAAGATTTTCCAGAGCACTGGCATGGAATGGGCCTATCGAATGCTCAGCGACCCCAAACGCCTGGTGCCACGCTACATGTCCAACATCGGCTACCTGTGTTCCGCATTGACCGCGGATTGGAAGAACACGGTCAAGGGCTGGGGCATGAATTCCTGA